The Streptomyces sp. NBC_01268 genome segment TCCACGTACGCGGCGGGGACGTCGTCCACCCCCACGGCCTCACCTTCGGCGACGAACTCCGCGTCGACTCGCGGTCGTTCCAGTTCGGCAGCCAGTCCGTCATCACCCTGCACCGTCTCGCCCCCGCCGGCCTGGAGCTGCCCGACGGGCCCCTGGACCCGGCGGAGGTGTACGAACACCCGCACCCGCAGTGCCTCTACGCGGAGAACTTCAACCGCTGGATCGCCCGCACCACCGCCGGAAGCAACCGGGGACTCGCCCAGGTGACACCCCCGGACTTCGCCTACCAGGAGCTGCCGCAGCTTCCCAACGCCTACTCGCCCCGCTCCCTCGTGGGCCGGGCCCGGGCCACCGGCAGCTTCCACCCCTCCGGGCCCCCCGGGTTCCACGAGGCGGGCCCCTCCGAGACGTACCCGTACACGCTGGACGTCGTACGCGACCTCAACGGCGCCGGACTCATGTACTTCGCCAGCTACTTCGCCGTCTTCGACACGATGCTGCTGCGCCTGTGGCGCTCACTGGGCCGCACCGACGAACAGTTCCTGCGGCGCAAGGTCCTCGACCAGAAGATCGGCTACTTCGGCAACGCCGACCCCGGCACCGTCTTCGAG includes the following:
- a CDS encoding LnmK family bifunctional acyltransferase/decarboxylase, whose amino-acid sequence is MTTLHTAPDAPARDDAGVSRHVVVAPGMCSGGSLVFGRIGDWTWEVVAESCRINVHAARTADGDPAYLSFYYFHVRGGDVVHPHGLTFGDELRVDSRSFQFGSQSVITLHRLAPAGLELPDGPLDPAEVYEHPHPQCLYAENFNRWIARTTAGSNRGLAQVTPPDFAYQELPQLPNAYSPRSLVGRARATGSFHPSGPPGFHEAGPSETYPYTLDVVRDLNGAGLMYFASYFAVFDTMLLRLWRSLGRTDEQFLRRKVLDQKIGYFGNADPGTVFEVTVRRWRGTATPDVEVADMALRDTATGQLIAVTAVEIALDAGTTDPRTPDGA